The following are encoded together in the Pseudomonas sp. IB20 genome:
- the uvrA gene encoding excinuclease ABC subunit UvrA: MTSQRNIPPITAQRPGFVRVRGAREHNLRNVDVDIPRDALVVFTGVSGSGKSSLAFSTVYAEAQRRYFESVAPYARRLIDQVGVPDVDSIEGLPPAVALQQQRGTPSARSSVGSVTTLSSLIRMLYSRAGSYPPGQAMLYAEDFSPNLPQGACPQCHGLGRVYEVTEALMVPDPSLTIRQRAVASWPLAWQGQNLRDILVTLGYDVDIPWRELPKKQRDWILFTEETPTVPVYAGFTPEQTRDALKRKLEPSYQGTFSGARRYILHTFTHTQSALMKKRVSQFMQGSACPVCEGKRLTQAALSVKFAGVDIGELSQLSLSQLAELLRPVAAGQDKMKLSVEKRLAAQRIAQDLLERVSTLTELGLGYLSLERSTPTLSSGELQRLRLATQLGSQLFGVIYVLDEPSAGLHPADGEALFTALERLKAAGNSLFVVEHDLETMRRADWLIDVGPAAGEHGGQVLYSGPPAGLADVEASQTREYLFAEQRPSSQARREPSGWLKLKGVTRNNLNDLNVDFPLGCFTAVTGISGSGKSSLVSQALLELVGIGLGRVVENDEEPSLEDATPQTSGGRISAGLEHIRRLVQVDQKPIGRTPRSNLATYTGLFDNVRKLFAATPAAKKRHYDAGQFSFNVAKGRCPNCEGEGFVSVELLFMPSVYAPCPTCHGARYNPDTLAIKWQGLSIAQVLALTVEQAVEVFAEQPGVLRSLQVLRDIGLGYLRLGQPATELSGGEAQRIKLATELQRNARGATLYVLDEPTTGLHPRDVDRLLRQLNHLVDAGHTVVVVEHEMRVVAQSDWVIDIGPGAGDLGGKVVVSGTPQKVAKSKVSRTAPFLSRELI; the protein is encoded by the coding sequence ATGACTTCACAGCGCAACATCCCTCCCATCACTGCCCAGCGCCCAGGTTTTGTCCGGGTGCGCGGCGCCCGCGAACACAACCTGCGTAACGTCGATGTGGACATTCCCCGGGATGCCCTGGTGGTGTTCACCGGCGTCTCGGGCTCCGGCAAATCATCCTTGGCGTTTTCCACGGTGTATGCCGAGGCCCAGCGGCGTTATTTCGAATCGGTGGCGCCCTATGCGCGACGCCTGATCGATCAGGTCGGCGTGCCGGACGTGGACTCCATCGAAGGCCTGCCACCGGCTGTGGCCCTGCAACAGCAGCGCGGCACGCCGAGTGCGCGCTCTTCGGTGGGCAGCGTTACCACCTTGTCGAGCCTGATCCGCATGCTGTACTCCCGCGCCGGCAGCTATCCGCCGGGGCAGGCGATGCTGTACGCCGAGGACTTTTCACCGAACCTGCCCCAAGGCGCGTGCCCGCAATGCCATGGGCTGGGCCGGGTGTACGAAGTGACCGAGGCGCTGATGGTGCCCGACCCGTCCTTGACCATCCGTCAACGCGCGGTGGCGTCTTGGCCGTTGGCGTGGCAGGGGCAAAACCTGCGCGACATCCTCGTGACCCTGGGTTACGACGTGGATATCCCATGGCGCGAGCTGCCGAAAAAGCAGCGGGACTGGATCCTGTTCACCGAAGAAACCCCCACCGTGCCGGTGTACGCAGGCTTCACCCCTGAACAGACTCGCGACGCACTCAAGCGCAAGCTCGAGCCGAGCTACCAAGGCACTTTCAGTGGCGCGCGGCGCTACATCCTGCACACCTTCACCCACACCCAAAGTGCGCTGATGAAAAAGCGCGTGTCGCAGTTCATGCAAGGCAGTGCCTGCCCGGTGTGCGAGGGCAAACGGCTGACCCAGGCGGCGCTGTCGGTGAAGTTCGCCGGGGTGGATATTGGTGAGTTGTCGCAGCTGTCATTGTCGCAACTGGCCGAGTTGCTGCGCCCGGTCGCGGCGGGGCAGGACAAAATGAAACTGTCGGTGGAAAAGCGCCTGGCCGCGCAGCGTATCGCTCAGGATTTGCTGGAGCGGGTCAGCACCTTGACTGAATTGGGCCTGGGTTATCTGTCTTTGGAGCGCAGCACACCGACCTTGTCCTCCGGCGAGTTGCAGCGCCTGCGGCTGGCCACGCAATTGGGCTCGCAGTTATTCGGCGTGATCTATGTGCTGGATGAGCCGTCGGCGGGCCTGCACCCGGCGGATGGCGAAGCGTTGTTCACCGCGCTTGAGCGTCTGAAAGCGGCGGGCAATTCGTTGTTCGTGGTGGAGCATGACCTGGAAACCATGCGCCGCGCCGACTGGCTGATCGATGTGGGGCCGGCGGCCGGCGAGCACGGCGGGCAAGTGCTGTACAGCGGCCCGCCGGCGGGCTTGGCGGATGTCGAGGCGTCGCAGACGCGCGAGTATCTGTTTGCCGAGCAGCGCCCTTCGAGTCAGGCGCGTCGTGAGCCTTCCGGCTGGTTGAAGCTCAAAGGCGTGACACGCAATAACCTCAATGACCTGAACGTGGATTTCCCGCTGGGCTGCTTCACGGCAGTGACCGGGATTTCCGGCTCGGGCAAATCCAGCCTGGTCAGCCAGGCGTTGCTGGAACTGGTGGGCATTGGCCTGGGCCGCGTTGTGGAAAACGACGAAGAACCCAGCCTGGAAGACGCCACCCCACAAACCAGCGGTGGGCGTATCAGTGCCGGGCTGGAGCACATCCGCCGTCTGGTGCAGGTAGACCAGAAACCCATCGGCCGCACCCCGCGCTCTAACCTGGCAACCTACACCGGGCTGTTCGACAACGTGCGCAAACTGTTCGCCGCCACACCGGCTGCGAAGAAGCGCCACTACGATGCTGGGCAGTTCTCCTTCAACGTCGCCAAGGGCCGCTGCCCGAATTGCGAGGGTGAAGGGTTTGTCAGCGTCGAGTTGCTGTTTATGCCGAGCGTGTATGCGCCGTGCCCGACGTGCCACGGTGCGCGTTATAACCCGGACACCCTGGCGATCAAATGGCAGGGCTTGAGCATCGCCCAGGTGCTGGCGCTGACGGTGGAACAGGCGGTGGAGGTGTTTGCCGAACAGCCGGGGGTGTTGCGTTCGCTGCAGGTGCTGCGCGATATCGGCCTGGGTTATTTGCGTTTGGGCCAGCCGGCGACGGAACTGTCCGGCGGTGAGGCGCAGCGCATCAAGCTCGCGACCGAACTGCAACGCAATGCACGGGGCGCCACCTTGTACGTGCTGGATGAGCCGACGACCGGGCTGCACCCACGGGATGTGGACCGCTTGCTCAGGCAACTGAATCATCTGGTGGACGCCGGGCATACGGTGGTGGTTGTGGAGCATGAAATGCGCGTGGTGGCGCAGAGTGACTGGGTGATTGATATCGGCCCGGGGGCGGGGGATTTGGGCGGGAAGGTGGTTGTCAGTGGCACGCCGCAGAAGGTGGCGAAAAGCAAGGTTAGCCGTACTGCGCCGTTTCTGAGCCGAGAGCTGATTTAA
- the tkt gene encoding transketolase encodes MTHAATAVDTQCINTIRTLAMDAVQKANSGHPGTPMGLAPVGYTLWSRFLRYHPEHPDWPNRDRFVLSVGHASMLLYSLLHLAGVVEIDAHGKRSGQPAISLDDIKQFRQMGSKTPGHPEYRMTTGVETTTGPLGQGCANSVGMAMAERWLGQRFNRDDKVLFDYNVYTLCGDGDMMEGISSEAASMAGHLKLDNLCWIYDNNTISIEGHTELAFSEDVIKRFQAYGWHTLHVTDANDLQALSTALETFKANTGAPTLIVVDSVIGYGSPHKHNTAAAHGEPLGADEIRLTKAAYGWPEDSNFLVPDEARSVLRDALLERSKPLYEEWNARLSQLEQYEPELADELRRMRAGEMPEQWQNELPSFDTDAKGVASRAAGGEVLNAFAQHIPWLLGGSADLSPSTKTNLTFDGAGRFSADDYSGRNLHFGIREHAMGAIANGMALSYLRPYTSTFLVFSDYMKPPIRLAAIMELPVVFVFTHDSIGVGEDGPTHQPIEHLTQLRATPGLLTLRPGDANETLELWKVALAQTHRPSCVVLSRQALPTLDRTQYAAASGAAKGAYVLAGADKPKVLLLATGSEVSLAVAAYEQLKGQGIAAQVVSMPSWELFEEQDQAYRDSVLPPAVKARVVVEQAGPLGWDRYVGQTGAKVVMNSFGASAPLAKLQEKFGFTVENVVKLAKEQIQLTQH; translated from the coding sequence ATGACTCACGCTGCCACTGCTGTCGACACCCAATGCATCAACACTATTCGCACCCTGGCCATGGATGCCGTGCAGAAGGCCAATTCCGGCCACCCGGGCACGCCCATGGGCTTGGCGCCGGTGGGCTACACGTTGTGGAGCCGGTTCCTGCGCTATCACCCCGAGCACCCCGACTGGCCTAACCGTGACCGCTTTGTGTTGTCGGTGGGGCATGCCTCCATGCTGCTCTACTCGCTGCTGCACTTGGCCGGCGTGGTGGAGATTGACGCCCACGGCAAACGCTCCGGCCAACCGGCGATCAGCCTGGACGATATCAAGCAATTCCGGCAGATGGGCTCCAAAACCCCAGGCCATCCCGAGTACCGCATGACCACCGGCGTTGAAACCACCACCGGCCCGCTGGGCCAGGGCTGCGCCAACAGTGTCGGCATGGCCATGGCCGAGCGTTGGCTGGGCCAGCGCTTTAACCGCGACGACAAGGTGCTGTTCGACTACAACGTCTACACCCTGTGCGGTGACGGCGACATGATGGAAGGCATCAGCAGCGAAGCGGCGTCGATGGCCGGGCACTTGAAGCTGGATAACCTGTGCTGGATCTACGACAACAACACCATCAGCATCGAGGGCCACACCGAGCTGGCATTCAGCGAGGATGTGATCAAGCGTTTCCAGGCCTACGGCTGGCACACCTTGCACGTCACCGACGCGAATGACTTGCAGGCCTTGAGCACGGCGCTGGAGACCTTCAAAGCGAATACCGGCGCGCCGACCCTGATTGTGGTCGACAGCGTGATCGGCTATGGCTCGCCGCACAAACACAACACCGCCGCCGCCCATGGTGAGCCGTTGGGCGCGGACGAAATCCGCCTAACCAAGGCCGCCTACGGCTGGCCCGAAGACTCCAATTTCCTGGTGCCCGACGAAGCCCGCAGCGTTTTGCGTGACGCCCTGCTGGAGCGCAGCAAGCCGTTGTATGAAGAGTGGAATGCGCGGTTGTCACAGCTGGAACAGTACGAACCGGAACTGGCGGATGAACTGCGCCGCATGCGCGCAGGCGAAATGCCCGAGCAGTGGCAAAATGAGCTGCCCAGCTTCGACACCGACGCCAAGGGCGTGGCCAGCCGTGCCGCCGGTGGCGAGGTATTGAATGCCTTTGCCCAGCACATCCCCTGGCTGCTCGGCGGTTCGGCGGACTTGTCGCCTTCAACCAAGACCAACCTCACCTTTGACGGTGCCGGGCGTTTCAGTGCTGACGACTACAGCGGTCGCAACCTGCACTTCGGCATCCGCGAGCACGCCATGGGCGCGATTGCCAATGGCATGGCGCTGTCCTACCTGCGGCCGTACACCTCGACGTTCTTGGTGTTCAGCGACTACATGAAACCGCCGATCCGCCTGGCGGCGATCATGGAGTTGCCGGTGGTGTTCGTGTTTACCCATGACTCGATTGGCGTGGGTGAAGATGGGCCGACGCATCAGCCTATCGAGCATCTGACGCAACTGCGTGCGACGCCGGGGTTGCTGACCTTACGGCCAGGCGATGCCAACGAAACCCTGGAGTTGTGGAAGGTCGCCCTGGCGCAAACTCATCGGCCGAGTTGTGTGGTGTTGTCGCGTCAGGCATTGCCGACGTTGGACCGTACCCAATATGCGGCGGCGTCTGGCGCGGCCAAGGGCGCTTATGTGTTGGCGGGTGCTGACAAGCCGAAGGTTCTGCTGTTGGCGACGGGCAGTGAAGTCAGCCTGGCGGTGGCGGCGTATGAGCAGTTGAAAGGCCAAGGGATCGCGGCGCAAGTGGTGTCGATGCCGAGCTGGGAGCTGTTTGAAGAACAGGACCAGGCTTACCGCGACAGCGTGTTACCGCCGGCGGTGAAAGCGCGCGTGGTGGTGGAACAGGCCGGGCCATTGGGTTGGGACCGGTATGTCGGGCAGACCGGCGCCAAGGTGGTGATGAACAGCTTTGGCGCGTCGGCGCCGTTGGCCAAGTTGCAGGAGAAATTTGGGTTTACGGTGGAGAATGTGGTGAAGCTGGCTAAAGAGCAGATTCAACTGACTCAACACTGA
- the hglS gene encoding 2-oxoadipate dioxygenase/decarboxylase HglS, giving the protein MPTTAHVSPDEIRKGFSKAMSDMYRDEVPLYGALMALVAETNTQVLASDSSLARQLRRTGEIERLDKERHGAIRLGTAFELATIGRLFAVMGMQPVGYYDLTPAGVPVHSTAFRAVHERSLQISPFRVFTSLLRLELIENLELRAFAESALAKRKIFTPGALALIEQAERDGGLNAPDAEEFIRQALETFRWHHTATVTGQQYQQLSDQHRLIADVVAFKGPHINHLTPRTLDIDKVQAAMPGKGITPKAVIEGPPRRHCPILLRQTSFKALDEPIAFTDAQGSHSARFGEIEQRGVALTPKGRALYDQLLNVARDELGAFPNEANAARYVHLMEQHFTAFPDNHTQMREQGLAYFRYFATEQGLAAHGQADQPKTLEALIAAGHVDVEPLVYEDFLPVSAAGIFQSNLGDAAQSHYAASSNQAEFEKALGRKTIDELKLYGETQQRSIDECTQALLA; this is encoded by the coding sequence ATGCCAACCACCGCACATGTCAGCCCCGACGAGATCCGCAAAGGCTTCTCAAAGGCCATGTCCGACATGTACCGAGATGAAGTCCCGCTGTATGGGGCGTTGATGGCGCTGGTGGCCGAGACCAATACCCAGGTGCTGGCCAGTGATTCGAGCCTGGCCCGGCAGCTGCGCCGCACCGGCGAAATCGAGCGCCTGGACAAGGAGCGCCACGGCGCCATCCGCCTGGGCACTGCCTTTGAGCTGGCAACCATCGGCCGCCTGTTTGCGGTGATGGGCATGCAACCGGTGGGCTACTACGACCTGACCCCGGCGGGCGTGCCCGTGCATTCCACCGCCTTTCGCGCCGTGCATGAACGCTCGCTGCAGATCAGCCCGTTCCGCGTGTTTACCTCGTTGCTGCGCCTGGAACTGATCGAAAACCTCGAACTGCGCGCCTTCGCCGAAAGCGCGCTGGCTAAGCGCAAGATCTTCACCCCAGGCGCCTTGGCGTTGATCGAACAAGCCGAACGCGACGGCGGCCTCAACGCCCCTGATGCCGAAGAGTTCATCCGCCAGGCCCTGGAAACCTTCCGCTGGCACCACACCGCCACCGTGACCGGCCAGCAGTACCAGCAGTTGAGCGACCAGCACCGCCTGATCGCCGACGTGGTGGCCTTCAAGGGCCCGCACATCAACCACCTGACCCCGCGCACGCTGGACATCGACAAGGTGCAGGCCGCGATGCCCGGCAAAGGCATCACCCCCAAGGCCGTGATCGAAGGCCCGCCGCGCCGCCACTGCCCGATCCTGCTGCGCCAGACCAGCTTCAAGGCCCTCGACGAGCCCATCGCCTTCACCGACGCCCAAGGCAGCCACAGCGCGCGCTTCGGCGAAATTGAACAACGCGGTGTCGCGTTGACGCCCAAGGGCCGCGCCCTGTACGACCAACTGCTGAACGTCGCGCGCGATGAACTGGGGGCTTTTCCCAATGAGGCCAACGCCGCACGTTATGTGCACTTGATGGAGCAACACTTCACGGCCTTCCCCGACAACCACACGCAGATGCGCGAACAGGGCCTGGCCTACTTTCGCTATTTCGCCACCGAGCAAGGCCTGGCGGCACACGGCCAAGCCGATCAGCCGAAAACCTTGGAGGCGCTGATTGCTGCCGGCCACGTCGACGTGGAACCGTTGGTGTATGAGGATTTTCTGCCGGTGAGTGCGGCGGGGATCTTTCAGTCGAACCTTGGGGATGCGGCGCAAAGTCACTACGCGGCGAGTTCGAACCAGGCCGAATTCGAGAAGGCGCTGGGCCGCAAGACGATTGATGAGTTGAAGCTGTATGGCGAGACGCAGCAACGCTCTATAGATGAATGCACCCAAGCGCTACTGGCATGA
- a CDS encoding OprD family outer membrane porin yields MKISTLALSITAALLAQQACADDFGLGSLGTGTGHSGFVEDSHAAVSSRTMYYSADNRSGTNNDLREAATLLRFDYKSGYTQGTLGVGFDVMAFGALRLDGGDGHAAGPGLAGNGNSFFPTKNNGTEPADSFGRAAGNVKFRISQTELHVGGGLAPVLPILVSNDSRVAPQTFDGGILTSSDIPNVTFTGGELNKAEGRASSNSTGLSVAGGTRDSDSFKFGGVDYKPFGSSDNAIAKNLTLQYYYANLQDFYKQNYFGLVHVLPLGNDQSFKTDLRYFDSTSDGKNGESGYAFNNNGGYAKHAGEVDNKTYSAAFTYQLGGSSLMLGHIGVSDDGGFVWVNQGSLADPQQQGAGGSDFYLFTDAVVGQFSRAGEQVNFGQYTYDFKAYVPGLKASVAYLDGTDIKSKVAGGPDQKENETDFRLDYVVQAGPLKGFGTTFRTGTYHGHNTGTADQDQTRLIFNYTYAIF; encoded by the coding sequence ATGAAAATTTCTACACTGGCGTTATCCATCACCGCCGCATTGCTCGCACAACAAGCCTGCGCGGATGATTTTGGGCTCGGCTCACTGGGCACGGGCACAGGTCACAGTGGCTTTGTTGAAGACAGCCATGCGGCGGTCAGTTCGCGGACCATGTACTACAGCGCAGATAACCGCTCGGGGACCAACAACGATCTGCGCGAAGCCGCGACCTTGCTGCGTTTCGACTACAAATCCGGCTACACCCAAGGCACCCTTGGCGTCGGTTTCGACGTGATGGCGTTCGGCGCCTTGCGTCTTGATGGTGGCGACGGCCACGCCGCTGGCCCAGGCCTGGCGGGGAACGGCAACAGCTTCTTCCCGACCAAAAACAACGGCACCGAGCCTGCCGACAGCTTCGGCCGCGCGGCGGGTAACGTGAAGTTCCGGATTTCCCAGACTGAGTTGCACGTGGGTGGCGGTTTGGCCCCGGTGCTGCCGATCCTGGTCTCCAACGACAGCCGTGTTGCGCCGCAGACCTTTGACGGCGGCATCCTCACCTCCAGCGACATTCCTAACGTGACCTTCACCGGCGGTGAGCTGAACAAGGCCGAAGGCCGTGCTTCGAGCAACTCCACGGGCTTGAGTGTGGCCGGTGGTACGCGTGACAGCGACAGCTTCAAGTTCGGTGGTGTGGACTACAAACCGTTCGGCTCGTCCGACAACGCCATCGCGAAAAACCTGACGTTGCAGTACTACTACGCCAACCTGCAGGACTTCTACAAACAGAACTATTTCGGCCTGGTCCACGTATTGCCGCTGGGCAATGACCAGTCGTTCAAGACTGATCTGCGCTACTTCGACAGCACCAGCGACGGCAAGAATGGCGAGAGCGGCTATGCGTTCAACAACAACGGTGGCTACGCCAAGCACGCCGGCGAAGTGGATAACAAAACCTACAGCGCCGCGTTCACCTACCAGTTGGGCGGCAGCAGCCTGATGCTCGGCCACATCGGCGTAAGCGACGATGGCGGCTTCGTATGGGTTAACCAGGGCAGCCTCGCCGACCCGCAACAACAAGGTGCCGGCGGCAGCGACTTCTACCTGTTCACCGACGCCGTGGTTGGCCAGTTCTCCCGTGCGGGTGAGCAAGTCAACTTTGGTCAGTACACGTATGACTTCAAGGCCTATGTACCCGGCCTGAAAGCGTCCGTGGCTTACCTGGACGGTACGGACATCAAGTCCAAGGTGGCTGGTGGCCCTGATCAGAAAGAAAACGAAACCGACTTCCGCCTGGATTACGTCGTGCAGGCCGGCCCGCTCAAAGGCTTTGGCACCACCTTCCGCACCGGTACTTACCACGGCCACAACACCGGCACTGCGGATCAGGATCAAACGCGCCTGATCTTCAACTATACCTACGCGATCTTCTAA
- a CDS encoding MGH1-like glycoside hydrolase domain-containing protein: MTATPVTNILETIEGQRLATQEAERWREWGPYLSERQWGTVREDYSADGDAWAYFPHEHARSRAYRWGEDGLAGFSDKAQRWCLGLALWNERDAIIKERLFGLNNAEGNHGEDVKELYFFVDGVPSHAYMRMLYKYPHAAFPYADLTTENARRGLEDAEYEILDTGVFEDNRYCDVSVEYAKHQPDDIFMKVTVHNRSDQPTRLQVLPQLWARNDWSWTFDAPKPQLRLDGEHVLAQHHELSDRHLSAWGQDGVEWLFCENESNFPTLGGQPAPGPFKDGINDYVVGGVQSAIRRDAGTKVAARFILELAGLESKTLYLRFAPTDAPQVNARKLIEQRRQEADDFYAALQHGISDADARNVQRQALAGLLWSKQLYYFDVNQWLDGDPAQPAPPPERLHIRNTHWRHLSNFDILSMPDTWEYPWYASWDQGFQAVAIALIDPGYAKQQLLLLVKDRFMHPNGQLPAYEWRFDDANPPVHAWASWRVYQQDKALTGVGDMDFLERIFHKLLLNFSWWVNRKDAEGRNLFQGGFLGLDNIALFDRSATLPPGYQLDQADGTAWVAAYALDLMRIGLELAKRNVVYVDIAVKFFEHFLYIAGAINRVDDSAEGLWDEQDLFFYDVLHRPDGQNEPVRLRSIVGLMPLFAVLVLEQREHEGLQGLRERLLGFMHHRPDLAKLVSRWNEPGQGNRLLLALLRGERTKDLLRRMLDDNEFLSAFGVRSLSKAFAEQPLALKMNGDTLCARYQPGESDSRLYGGNSNWRGPLWMPVNYMLIESLREFHRYYADNFSVEYPTGSGYLASLEEVADGLSQRLTRLFLRDEDGCRPSMAGYAQLEADPASRDLVLFHEYFHGETGRGLGASHQTGWSALVALLLQPKT, encoded by the coding sequence ATGACGGCCACGCCCGTAACCAACATCCTTGAAACGATTGAAGGCCAACGCCTGGCAACGCAAGAGGCTGAGCGTTGGCGTGAGTGGGGCCCGTACTTGAGTGAACGCCAGTGGGGCACGGTGCGCGAAGACTACAGCGCAGACGGCGATGCCTGGGCCTACTTCCCCCATGAACATGCACGCAGCCGCGCCTACCGTTGGGGCGAGGACGGCTTGGCCGGTTTCAGCGACAAAGCGCAACGCTGGTGCCTGGGCCTGGCGCTGTGGAACGAGCGCGACGCGATCATCAAGGAGCGCCTGTTCGGCCTGAACAACGCCGAGGGCAACCACGGTGAAGACGTCAAGGAACTGTACTTTTTCGTCGATGGCGTACCGAGCCATGCCTACATGCGCATGCTCTACAAATACCCGCATGCGGCTTTTCCCTACGCCGACCTGACCACCGAGAACGCGCGCCGCGGGCTTGAGGATGCCGAGTACGAGATCCTCGACACTGGCGTGTTTGAAGACAACCGCTACTGCGATGTCAGCGTCGAATACGCCAAGCATCAGCCCGATGATATTTTCATGAAGGTCACCGTGCATAACCGCTCGGACCAGCCGACGCGTTTGCAGGTGCTGCCCCAACTGTGGGCACGCAATGACTGGAGCTGGACCTTCGATGCGCCCAAGCCGCAGTTGCGCCTGGACGGCGAGCACGTGCTGGCCCAGCATCATGAACTTTCCGATCGCCACCTTAGCGCCTGGGGCCAGGACGGCGTGGAATGGTTGTTCTGCGAAAACGAGAGCAACTTTCCCACTCTGGGCGGGCAACCGGCGCCTGGGCCGTTCAAGGACGGCATCAATGATTACGTGGTAGGCGGCGTGCAATCGGCGATTCGCCGGGACGCCGGCACCAAGGTCGCCGCGCGTTTCATCCTCGAGCTGGCAGGCCTGGAAAGCAAAACCCTGTACCTGCGGTTTGCGCCCACGGACGCGCCCCAGGTCAATGCGCGCAAGCTGATCGAACAGCGCCGTCAAGAGGCCGATGACTTCTACGCGGCCTTGCAACACGGCATTAGCGATGCAGACGCGCGCAATGTGCAGCGCCAGGCACTGGCCGGGTTGCTGTGGTCCAAGCAGCTCTACTACTTCGACGTGAACCAATGGCTCGACGGCGACCCGGCTCAGCCCGCGCCGCCGCCTGAGCGCCTGCATATCCGCAATACCCATTGGCGGCACCTGTCCAACTTCGACATCCTCTCCATGCCCGACACTTGGGAATACCCGTGGTACGCCTCCTGGGACCAAGGCTTCCAGGCAGTGGCGATTGCGCTGATCGATCCTGGGTATGCCAAGCAGCAGTTGCTGCTGCTGGTGAAGGACCGTTTCATGCACCCCAACGGCCAGTTGCCGGCGTATGAGTGGCGTTTCGACGACGCCAACCCGCCGGTGCATGCCTGGGCCAGTTGGCGGGTGTATCAGCAGGATAAGGCGCTGACCGGCGTCGGCGACATGGATTTCCTCGAGCGGATTTTCCATAAGCTGCTGTTGAATTTTTCCTGGTGGGTCAACCGCAAGGATGCCGAAGGCCGCAACCTGTTCCAGGGCGGCTTCCTCGGTCTGGACAACATTGCCTTGTTCGACCGCTCGGCCACCTTGCCGCCGGGTTACCAGCTGGATCAGGCCGACGGCACGGCGTGGGTCGCGGCCTATGCGCTGGACCTGATGCGAATCGGGTTGGAGCTGGCCAAGCGCAACGTGGTGTATGTCGACATTGCGGTGAAGTTTTTCGAGCACTTCCTGTATATCGCCGGTGCCATTAACCGCGTCGACGACAGCGCCGAAGGGCTGTGGGATGAGCAGGACCTGTTCTTCTACGACGTACTGCACCGCCCCGACGGCCAGAACGAGCCGGTACGGCTGCGCTCCATTGTTGGCCTGATGCCGCTGTTCGCCGTGCTGGTGCTGGAGCAACGCGAGCATGAGGGCTTGCAAGGCTTGCGTGAACGCTTGCTGGGGTTCATGCACCACCGGCCGGACCTGGCCAAGTTGGTGTCGCGCTGGAACGAGCCGGGGCAGGGCAATCGCCTGTTGCTGGCGCTGTTGCGTGGCGAGCGCACCAAGGACCTGTTGCGGCGCATGCTCGATGACAATGAGTTTCTGTCGGCCTTTGGTGTGCGCTCTTTGTCCAAGGCGTTTGCCGAGCAGCCGCTGGCGTTGAAGATGAATGGCGATACGTTGTGCGCGCGTTATCAGCCTGGGGAATCCGACTCGCGCCTGTACGGCGGCAACTCCAATTGGCGTGGGCCGTTGTGGATGCCGGTGAACTACATGCTGATCGAGTCGCTGCGTGAGTTTCATCGGTATTACGCGGATAACTTCTCGGTGGAGTACCCGACAGGCAGTGGTTACCTGGCGTCCCTGGAGGAGGTTGCTGACGGGCTGAGCCAGCGACTGACACGCTTGTTTTTAAGGGATGAGGATGGCTGCAGGCCGTCGATGGCGGGCTATGCGCAACTGGAGGCCGACCCGGCCAGCCGTGATCTGGTGTTGTTCCATGAGTATTTCCATGGCGAGACCGGGCGGGGGTTGGGTGCTTCGCATCAGACGGGGTGGAGTGCGTTGGTGGCGTTGTTGTTGCAACCGAAAACTTAA
- a CDS encoding SCP2 sterol-binding domain-containing protein yields MTDVAKAVEAMKAKFNPAAADGLDLVFGFRIDDTQNFSLVVKNNTCELLEGENPDAQVTLVMDGDTMKGIVDGSTDGMQAFMGGKLRTEGDMMLAMKLSELFPA; encoded by the coding sequence ATGACTGACGTAGCCAAAGCTGTAGAAGCAATGAAAGCCAAATTCAACCCAGCCGCTGCCGACGGCCTGGACCTGGTGTTCGGTTTCCGTATCGACGACACCCAGAACTTTTCGCTGGTAGTGAAGAACAACACCTGCGAACTGCTGGAAGGCGAAAACCCGGACGCCCAAGTGACCCTGGTCATGGACGGCGACACCATGAAAGGCATCGTTGACGGCTCCACCGACGGCATGCAAGCGTTCATGGGCGGCAAGCTGCGCACCGAAGGCGACATGATGCTGGCGATGAAACTGAGCGAGCTGTTCCCGGCCTGA